The window AAGTTCTGATGAAGTTCTCCACTCTGATCTCTTCAAAACCCTGTTTCATCTTCCAGCCAGTCAGTCAAAGATCGTGATGGAAGTGTCACTACTTGCAAACATTCAAAAGTGAAATGTATTCGATCACCCACCGTCTCAGACTCATTTCACCAAAATGACCTGGCGACCCCATCAGGATGTCCGCAGTTCATCTCGGGAAAATTTGggggattttcaaaataaagcgaAATGTTATGTAATCCTGGTATGTTAATGTTCTGAAAGTTTTCATTCAAACATTCTTCCACCACCCCCTCCTATTTTCTCCCTCCAAGATGTACAAACATTTGCATGGGTACCTTTTACTTGtctttaaatttttaaaaagaaaatcaagtttCTGCATTTTGAGTCCAACCAGTTTCTCCCAGCGATTGTCTCTTTTTGCCAACTAGGGGGAGAGGCACCGCCCACTAAATAAAAATACTCTTTTCTCCGTTTTGCACGGTGTTGACGCTGTGTTTCTGAAGGATGGAGCTGTTCGTGTTGTTTTCATGCCTTGTCGCGACTGCGCTCATCACTCCACTGGCCCTGAAATCTTTTTCCCCTTTCCTCTGGATGGACCTTCTTTATTGCAGGGATCTACTGTCGATTTTCCTGACCTacgtgtggaggaggaggaggagaccgcTCTTCTTGGCGTTGGACCGTTTCTTGGAGCAAGCTGCTGCCCATCCCAACAAAACCTTGGTTGTTTTTGAGAAGCAACGCTACACGTACGCTGACGCGGACAGAATCAGCAGCAAAACAGCCAACGCGCTGCGTGCGCAGCCTGGGTACAAAGCTGGGGACACGGTGGCTCTTTTCATGGGGAACGAGCCTGCCTTCATGTTTACCTGGCTGGCTCTGACCAAGCTGGGCTCTCCGGTGTCTTTCCTCAACCACAACATCCGCAGCAAATCTCTGCTGCACTGCTTCCACTGCTGCAAGGCCACAGTGTTGATAGCTGCCTCAGGTCTGGGTTTAACACCAAGAAAGTTGTTTCTCCCTCAGAGTCTTGTGAAAAATGCGCAGTTATTAATGGGTCGAATTGATGGTGTTGACACAACTCAGTTCAGTCTCCAGATATGTAGAGAGCTCTTTGCAGGGCCAACACACCAggaatgcttaaaaaaaaagtcatttatgAGAATTAAAACGTGCATTTATACAGCAGAGATCTGCCTATATTCTGAATTGTAAACGGTATTTTGACTTATGCCTCATCTCAGAGCTGAAGGACGCAGTGGAGGATGTGCTGCCCTATCTGGTGGAGCAAGGCATCACCGTCCTCCTGATGAACGAGCACTGTGACACTCCTGGAATTGAAAGCTTCGCCGACAAAGTGGAACTAGCAGCCGACAGTCCTCCACCCCAGTCCCTCAGATCACACGTCACGCTTAAAAGCCCAGCTGTTTACATTTACACCTCTGGCACCACAGGTGACGCAGCAGCCGCACAGACGGCTGTTTCAACACCCTGATTTGTGCTTGCTGTGACTTGCTGTGACCTAACCCTTGTTTCATCGCAGGTCTCCCCAAGGCAGCCGTCGTCAATCAGAACCGCCTCCTCACTGTTCTGGCTGTTTTGTCATCATATGGCGTCACGGCTGATGATGTCGTCTACCTCAACCTGCCTCTGTATCACACAGCTGGATTTTTCATCGGCTTTCTTGGCTCCATTGAGACAGGTGAGATGATGCTGAGCGTCCATTTAATTTCagattaaaaccattaaaaccagaAGATAAATAAAGCCATCCGATGAAGAAAAGAGTTGAAACATCCAACTTCTGACCTAGCTCCATAGCATTTTAGTGCATCCCTTCACTGCATTAAAACTGCAATCGCTGGCCCAGCAGGTTTCTGTGTGAgattaaaaaaggaagaaaaagaaactccATGAAAGACTCTTTGTGCAGTAATCTTTAAGGAGCCAGATTAATTTGGACCAGATTACCTCCAAATTCTTTCCTCTCACTTAAAAAGGAAAGTAGGTTAAAGTTCACaggacaatgaaaattgttatTCTACCTTGTAGATAACTAGGTTTAATTGTTTCAGTTAAGATGAGTAACTCTCAAGCACTTCACtcgtgttttattttgaagggtcGACCATTTTCCTGAAGAGGAAGTTTTCCGCCTCTCAGTTTTGGGAGGACTGCAGGAAACACAACGTGACCGTTGTTCAGTATATAGGAGAGGTGCTGCGTTACCTGTGCTGCACACCGAAGGTAATGTGATTATTGTTTCCAGCTCTACACCATTTAGAATGGATATAACATGTATGACATTAGAGCTTAACAATATAAAATAAAGGCACATTTACCTCCCTCTCTTGTGAGGCTGCACTAGTATAAACTGAAGATAGGAATCTATCTTCTGATTAAGATTGTTTCTGTTATCTAATCCTCTTAAATTTAGGTAAAATACAGTTTTccaatattaaaataataaagcaggAAAAGCAGTTACATTTACCCTGGAATCACCACGAGAGGAAATCCAATCAATTCAAGACAAAGGCCCTCATCAGGCTAAAATAACCTACCCAGCGAGACAGAGAATTTAGATATTGTTTACACTGATTATTTGTGATAAGCTCATATCAAACCAGTGGAAGAGAACTATCTGTAGAAAGAAGAGAACCGTTTACAATCCTGATCAGATACCACATCATGTGGCAAATACAGTGGAGGAAGGGTCAGTCAGGTCATGCATGGCTGCCAGCGGACCAGGCCTGCAagtatttatttactttactGTGTGACCACCTCCTGTCCTGGCAAGTCACTGCATACAGTTGCGTCTAAGAATAGATTCTGGCCTTTCCTGAAGAAGACCCTATCAAATAACTTTGCAGACAAATCTCACTCCACTCCTACTTTGGGCCACTGTGAGTGGTACGTCTGTGTCGATTTATTTAGGGTGCCCGGGAGTATTTTTGGTAACTATTAGCCTGTCACTCTTCAATTTTTTTATACAAAATTAATTTAAGAGTGCTGCAGTTAGCATGGCAACCCACACACAGAATTTCATAAATGCACTTTCATCAAAAGTCAAAGTAAATGACAGAAgctttctgcttctgctgaagTTTTGCTATTTAAAAGTTAATTATAGCTACATGTTTAATATACGGTATATGTTTTTTATCTACAGAGAGAAAATGATAAAGACCATAAAGTCAGACTGGCCATTGGTAACGGCGTGAGAGCAGAGGTTTGGAGAGAGTTTCTTGAACGCTTTGGGAacatcaagattcaagagtTTTATGCTTCGACTGAGGGAAACGTGGGCTTTCTCAACTATGCTGGAAAAATCGGGGCAATTGGGAGAGTCAACTTTATTCATCGGGTATACACAaatttttggttttttgtttgtttc is drawn from Takifugu flavidus isolate HTHZ2018 chromosome 2, ASM371156v2, whole genome shotgun sequence and contains these coding sequences:
- the LOC130521922 gene encoding long-chain fatty acid transport protein 2-like, translating into MELFVLFSCLVATALITPLALKSFSPFLWMDLLYCRDLLSIFLTYVWRRRRRPLFLALDRFLEQAAAHPNKTLVVFEKQRYTYADADRISSKTANALRAQPGYKAGDTVALFMGNEPAFMFTWLALTKLGSPVSFLNHNIRSKSLLHCFHCCKATVLIAASELKDAVEDVLPYLVEQGITVLLMNEHCDTPGIESFADKVELAADSPPPQSLRSHVTLKSPAVYIYTSGTTGLPKAAVVNQNRLLTVLAVLSSYGVTADDVVYLNLPLYHTAGFFIGFLGSIETGSTIFLKRKFSASQFWEDCRKHNVTVVQYIGEVLRYLCCTPKRENDKDHKVRLAIGNGVRAEVWREFLERFGNIKIQEFYASTEGNVGFLNYAGKIGAIGRVNFIHRKLFPYTLIQYDSERDEPVRDVNGLCIESPKGETGLLVSKVTGISPFVGYAQNEEQTERKRLRNVLKKGDLYFNSGDLMRIDSDNFIYFQDRVGDTFRWKGENVATTEVSDILAMSGCLKEANVYGVRVPGHEGRIGMAAVVVREGEQLDGHRIYDHVVSYLPSYARPRFIRIRNVMEVTGTFKQMKMKLVEEGFNPAFVQDPLYVLDDGEKSYTPMTAQLYSRIISGSLKL